The following are from one region of the Anaeropeptidivorans aminofermentans genome:
- a CDS encoding ABC transporter permease, with protein sequence MREIVSAVKKKKKKSKLKSIWENKMLYLMLFPTILYFIIFRVWPIINMRLAFFDYKSKGPWVYAGLKYFEMIFKTPTFMNILKNTLIISFMKYILLFPFFVIFAILLNEIRSSKFRQTVQVVSYLPHFLSWVVIAGVWIAALKLDGGIVNEVLGIFNIPGRDFMKDKESIRWVLFFSEAWRSIGWDSIVFFTAILNIDKSLYEAATVDGASRMHIIRYIILPALVVPMTTVFILNLGFFMTAGFDQVFNFTNDAVNSRIDILDTYIYRLGIDGGQYSLSSAVSLLKGTVGMFLVFITHLISKKLTGKGVW encoded by the coding sequence TTGAGAGAGATTGTATCGGCAGTTAAAAAGAAAAAGAAAAAATCCAAACTTAAATCCATATGGGAAAATAAAATGCTGTATTTAATGCTTTTTCCAACGATACTTTATTTTATTATATTTAGAGTGTGGCCAATAATTAATATGCGGCTTGCTTTTTTTGATTATAAATCTAAAGGTCCTTGGGTATATGCAGGTTTAAAGTATTTTGAAATGATATTTAAAACACCGACCTTTATGAATATTTTAAAAAATACGTTGATTATAAGCTTTATGAAATACATTCTGCTTTTTCCGTTTTTTGTTATATTTGCAATTCTTTTAAACGAAATCAGGAGCTCAAAATTCAGGCAAACGGTTCAAGTTGTATCCTACCTTCCGCATTTTCTGTCATGGGTAGTAATTGCAGGAGTTTGGATTGCCGCATTAAAGCTTGATGGCGGTATCGTTAATGAGGTTTTAGGTATATTTAATATTCCCGGCAGGGACTTTATGAAGGATAAAGAATCTATCAGATGGGTTCTATTTTTTTCAGAAGCATGGAGAAGCATAGGTTGGGATTCCATTGTGTTTTTTACTGCCATATTAAATATAGATAAATCGTTATATGAAGCGGCTACCGTAGACGGTGCCAGCAGAATGCATATTATCAGATATATCATACTGCCGGCTTTGGTTGTTCCCATGACTACGGTATTTATATTAAACTTAGGATTTTTTATGACAGCAGGCTTTGACCAGGTGTTTAACTTTACAAATGATGCGGTAAACAGCCGTATTGATATATTGGATACTTATATTTACCGCTTGGGTATTGACGGCGGCCAATATTCCCTTTCCAGTGCCGTAAGTTTGTTAAAGGGAACGGTTGGGATGTTCCTTGTATTTATAACCCATTTAATTTCTAAAAAGCTCACAGGTAAAGGTGTATGGTAA
- a CDS encoding carbohydrate ABC transporter permease: protein MEYKPSAKRKKALSISQIIIAAIMIFVMFTIIVPLLNIVARSFSDPELSQTMTGLDIIPKGFSLVNYKIIFSNPVIIPSILTSIFITVVGTALNILLTIVAAYALTRPNLPGKSLIMGFLIIMMLFDPGLVPEYLVVKELGLLGSKWSVILSMAVNVYYLIIMMRYFEDVPTSLYEAATIDGAGHFRTLFSVAAPLCKPGIATLTMFYGVLRWNEYVRSGAYITTLKNSPLQVVLRKFLVEGDTTSLIGAQNLLNYSELAKIDYTALTYATIVIAVTPILICYPFVLKFYTKGIMEGGVKE, encoded by the coding sequence ATGGAATACAAACCTTCCGCTAAAAGAAAAAAAGCACTTTCAATATCTCAAATTATAATTGCAGCAATTATGATTTTTGTTATGTTTACCATAATAGTACCTTTATTAAATATAGTAGCAAGGTCTTTTTCAGACCCGGAATTAAGTCAGACCATGACAGGGCTTGATATTATACCGAAGGGTTTTAGCTTGGTAAACTATAAAATTATTTTTAGTAATCCGGTTATTATTCCGTCTATACTTACTTCTATTTTTATAACGGTAGTGGGTACAGCGCTGAATATATTGCTTACAATTGTTGCAGCTTACGCTCTCACAAGGCCCAATCTTCCGGGGAAAAGCCTGATTATGGGATTTTTAATTATTATGATGCTTTTTGATCCCGGCTTAGTGCCAGAGTATTTAGTTGTAAAGGAATTAGGGCTTCTTGGGTCAAAATGGTCTGTAATACTTTCCATGGCAGTTAATGTCTATTACTTAATTATCATGATGCGGTATTTTGAAGACGTTCCCACTTCTCTTTATGAAGCGGCTACCATAGATGGGGCAGGGCATTTTAGAACATTATTCAGTGTGGCAGCTCCGTTATGTAAACCGGGTATTGCAACTTTAACCATGTTTTACGGCGTATTAAGATGGAATGAGTATGTTCGTTCCGGCGCTTATATCACAACATTAAAAAACAGCCCGTTACAGGTAGTTTTACGTAAGTTTCTCGTAGAGGGGGATACGACTTCTCTTATCGGGGCTCAAAATCTGCTGAATTACAGTGAACTTGCAAAAATCGATTACACAGCTTTAACTTACGCGACTATTGTAATCGCTGTTACCCCTATTTTAATCTGCTATCCATTTGTGCTTAAGTTTTATACCAAGGGCATTATGGAAGGCGGCGTAAAAGAATAA